One region of Pogoniulus pusillus isolate bPogPus1 chromosome 19, bPogPus1.pri, whole genome shotgun sequence genomic DNA includes:
- the NUP62CL gene encoding nucleoporin-62 C-terminal-like protein, with protein MSQFSFGSGSGGGFPLGTPKTSATTGTSSFSFSTPATSGSFNFGSAAQTAASSQPAAFFSFSRPSTAAQPAGFSFGTPATSAATPAANVFPLGANAPKVNFGGSTASQAPGMTGTLGFGNTAATSVPSSQAVAPSSFVFGSAGTATTTAQSGTTGGFTFSSGTTTQAGTANFSIGTAAPQAASTGLTFGAAPAAAATTTATLGTVTQSVTPFSLGGQSTGLNFGLLSSTATTTSAPTAALATSTSQGPTLSFGAKLGVTSTAATTASTTTTSVLGSTGPMLFASIVSSSAPTSSTTTGLSLGAPSTGTATLGTLSFGLKAPVTTAATTSTTTGTTTASGFALNLKPLTTTGTIGAVTSAAAITTTAPSGPPVMTYAQLESLINKWSLELEDQEKHFLHQATQVNAWDRTLIENGEKITSLHREVEKVKLDQKRLDQELDFILSQQKELEDLLTPLEESVKEQSGTIYLQHADEEREKTYKLAENIDAQLKRMAQDLKDITEHLNTSRGPADTSDPLQQICKILNAHMDSLQWIDQNSAVLQRKVEEVTKVCESRRKEQERSFRITFD; from the exons ATGAGCCAGTTCAGCTTTGGGTCGGGCTCGGGCGGCGGCTTCCCTTTGGGCACGCCGAAGACGTCCGCCACGACCGGCACAAgcagcttctccttctccacGCCTGCCACCTCGGGGAGCTTCAACTTCGGGAGCGCGGCGCAGACGGCcgccagcagccagcctgccgCCTTCTTCTCCTTCAGCAGGCCGAGCACTGCGGCGCAGCCCGCCGGCTTCAGCTTCGGGACACCGGCCACGTCTGCCGCGACCCCGGCTGCGAACGTGTTCCCGCTGGG GGCAAATGCACCAAAAGTAAACTTTGGAGGCAGTACTGCAAGTCAGGCTCCTGGAATGACGGGGACCTTGGGCTTTGGTAACACCGCAGCAACCAGCGTGCCTTCAAGTCAAGCAGTAGCCCCTTCTAGCTTCGTGTTTGgatctgctggcacagccaccaCTACGGCTCAGTCTGGGACAACTGGAGGATTTACTTTTTCCAGTGGTACCACAACTCAGGCTGGAACAGCCAACTTCAGCATTGGTACTGCAGCTCCACAAGCAGCATCCACAGGGTTGACCTTTGGggcagcacctgcagctgctgccactacTACTGCTACCTTAGGAACTGTGACCCAGTCAGTAACTCCCTTCAGCCTTGGGGGACAGTCtacag GTCTAAACTTTGGGTTGTTGTCTTCGACAGCAACCACTACTagtgcacccacagcagcattgGCCACTAGCACCAGCCAGGGGCCTACTCTGTCCTTTGGAGCCAAACTTGGAG TAACATCCACGGCTGCTACAACTGCTTCTACCACCACAACCTCTGTTCTTGGTTCAACGGGGCCTATGTTGTTTGCATCCATAGTCAGTTCTTCAGCACCAACATCGTCAACCACCACGGGCCTGTCGC TTGGTGCCCCTTCCACTGGGACAGCCACTCTTGGAACTCTTAGCTTTGGATTGAAAGCTCCTGTAACAACAGCTGCCACAACAAGCACCACCACTG gCACTACTACTGCTTCTGGCTTTGCTCTGAATCTTAAACCATTAACAACAACTGGTACCATTGGAGCTGTGACTTCTGCAGCTGCCATCACCACCACAGCACCCAG TGGACCTCCAGTGATGACTTATGCCCAGCTGGAGAGTTTGATAAACAAATGGAGCCTGGAACTGGAAGATCAAGAGAAACACTTTCTCCATCAAGCTACACAAGTGAATGCCTGGGACCGGACACTGATAGAGAATGGAGAGAAG ATTACTTCATTACACAGAGAAGTAGAGAAAGTGAAACTTGATCAGAAAAG ACTGGATCAGGAGCTAGACTTCATTCTGTcccagcagaaagagcttgaagaCTTGTTGACCCCACTGGAGGAGTCTGTGAAGGAACAGAGTGGGACTATCTACTTGCAGCATGCAGATGAGGAACGGGAGAAGAC CTATAAACTGGCTGAAAACATAGATGCTCAGTTGAAGCGCATGGCACAAGATCTGAaggacatcactgagcaccTGAATACGTCCAGAGGCCCAGCAGACA